In the genome of Candidatus Reidiella endopervernicosa, one region contains:
- a CDS encoding ATP-binding cassette domain-containing protein: MLKLDQMTLRRGSRTLLKEVDITIHAGQRVGVTGANGCGKSSLFALLRGELQVDEGNWSMPPKTVIAHVAQETPAVERSAIDYAIDGDSELRALEASLAEAEAVDDGHLQATLHDSISNIDGYGAPVRAAKLLHGLGFAEEELQQPVTSFSGGWRMRLNLAQALMCRSDLLLLDEPTNHLDLDTVIWLEEWLCSYPGTLLLISHDRDFLDRVVHHIAHIEQEGMVVYAGGYSDFEVRRAERLAQQQVAYDRQQAEIAHMQHFVDRFRAKATKAKQAQSRLKAMARMELIAAAHVDSPFHFEFPVPEKQPSPLLRLDEVAVGYEGKPIISNVEMTLLPGQRIGLLGHNGAGKSTLIRLLAGELSSMAGEREVPPDLQIGYFAQHQLEQLDPAATPATHLSRIDPKITDQAARNFLGGFGFNGDRVFESIAPFSGGEKARLVLALLVYQRPNLLLLDEPTNHLDLEMRHALGMALQGFEGAMVVVSHDRHLLRSVADEMWLVADGAARPFDGDLESYRQWLAEQRRDEKSAEAKPSASNSATNRKEQKRLEAEQRKQLQPLKKSLDKLEKAMTRLSDEKATIETRLGDSDLYSDTRKAELKELLLEQARVDQVLAEIEEQWLAAEEALEEALVLSA; this comes from the coding sequence ATGTTGAAACTCGATCAGATGACCCTACGGCGTGGAAGTCGCACGCTGCTCAAAGAGGTCGATATTACGATTCATGCCGGCCAGCGGGTCGGTGTGACGGGCGCCAATGGCTGCGGGAAATCATCCCTGTTTGCGCTGCTGCGCGGTGAGCTGCAGGTCGATGAGGGCAACTGGTCGATGCCGCCGAAGACGGTGATCGCCCACGTCGCCCAGGAGACCCCGGCAGTAGAGCGTAGCGCTATCGATTACGCGATTGATGGCGATAGTGAGCTGCGTGCCCTTGAGGCGAGCCTCGCCGAGGCGGAGGCGGTCGATGATGGTCATCTGCAGGCGACGCTGCACGATAGTATTTCAAACATCGACGGTTACGGCGCACCGGTACGTGCCGCCAAGCTGCTGCACGGACTCGGTTTTGCCGAGGAGGAGCTGCAGCAACCCGTCACCAGCTTCTCCGGTGGCTGGCGCATGCGCCTCAACCTCGCCCAGGCGCTGATGTGCCGCTCCGATCTGCTGCTGCTCGATGAGCCGACCAACCACCTCGATCTCGATACCGTGATCTGGCTTGAGGAGTGGCTCTGCAGCTACCCCGGCACGCTGCTGCTGATCTCACACGACCGTGACTTTCTCGATCGGGTGGTGCACCACATCGCCCATATCGAGCAGGAGGGGATGGTGGTCTACGCTGGGGGCTACTCCGATTTTGAGGTGCGCCGTGCCGAGCGGCTGGCCCAGCAGCAGGTCGCCTACGATCGTCAGCAGGCCGAAATCGCCCATATGCAGCATTTTGTTGATCGCTTCCGCGCCAAGGCGACCAAGGCGAAGCAGGCGCAGTCGCGCCTCAAGGCGATGGCGCGCATGGAGCTGATCGCTGCCGCCCATGTCGACTCCCCGTTTCACTTCGAGTTTCCAGTGCCGGAGAAGCAGCCGAGTCCACTGCTGCGCCTTGATGAGGTGGCTGTCGGCTATGAGGGCAAGCCGATTATCTCTAACGTTGAGATGACCCTGTTGCCGGGGCAGCGCATCGGCCTGCTTGGTCACAATGGTGCCGGTAAATCGACCCTGATTCGTCTACTGGCCGGTGAGTTGTCGTCGATGGCGGGTGAACGCGAGGTGCCGCCCGATCTGCAGATCGGCTACTTTGCACAGCATCAGCTCGAACAGCTCGATCCGGCGGCAACCCCTGCCACCCATCTCTCACGCATCGATCCAAAGATCACCGATCAGGCGGCGCGTAACTTCCTGGGTGGATTCGGATTTAACGGCGATCGTGTTTTCGAGTCCATCGCCCCCTTCTCCGGTGGCGAGAAGGCGCGGCTGGTGTTGGCGCTGCTGGTCTACCAGCGCCCCAATCTGCTACTGCTCGATGAGCCGACCAACCACCTCGATCTTGAGATGCGTCACGCCCTCGGCATGGCGCTGCAGGGATTTGAGGGGGCGATGGTGGTGGTCTCGCACGACCGCCATCTGCTGCGCAGTGTCGCTGATGAGATGTGGCTGGTTGCTGATGGTGCCGCGAGGCCCTTCGATGGTGATCTGGAGAGCTATCGCCAGTGGTTGGCCGAGCAGCGCCGTGATGAGAAGTCTGCTGAGGCGAAACCCTCTGCCAGCAACAGTGCCACTAATCGCAAGGAGCAGAAGCGCCTGGAGGCGGAGCAGCGAAAACAGCTACAGCCGCTTAAAAAGAGCCTCGATAAGCTGGAGAAGGCGATGACGCGCCTCAGTGATGAGAAGGCAACAATTGAAACCAGACTGGGTGATAGCGATCTCTATAGCGATACCCGCAAGGCCGAGCTGAAGGAGCTGCTACTGGAGCAGGCTCGAGTCGATCAGGTACTGGCTGAGATTGAGGAGCAGTGGCTGGCGGCAGAAGAGGCGCTTGAGGAGGCGTTGGTACTCTCTGCCTGA
- a CDS encoding DUF1566 domain-containing protein, whose amino-acid sequence MHYLYLIFAAFMFAAAVTAAQMPERGPMGGPPPEAKSACQSSSEGSQCSFTAPHGRVSGSCRSMGQDGRVCVPERGRGGPGGPGGTGDQGRPAGPGGSGEMQPRGARPSALNISATNPTAQASSSRIADTMQGSCFDGRGKIDCPAEGEPFYGQDASFVGGPQAYTDHGNGTVTDHSTGLQWQQEHNRERLGFYAAKRACEQLELAGRDDWRLPNIKSLFSISDWRGVTGSRFFINSRYFELEEPDESILTGDRFRSTHRTSMMGQTWSSTIYAGDHWGRNVEAAFFFNFLDGRIKQAPTNGRYGLFYRCVRGEPYGENLLVDNRNGTISDRKSGLVWQQSDDGKERDWPQLLAYCNDLQLAGKDDWRLPNVKALQSIVDYRNAYPAIDMRFFAQRDSRGWFWSSTTHGDSAGMANYVCFGACTSVDGVDTHGAGAQRSDPKTGEPKSWPAMGGQRDEVRIYNYARCVRDAV is encoded by the coding sequence ATGCACTACCTCTATCTAATATTTGCAGCGTTTATGTTTGCCGCGGCGGTAACGGCCGCACAGATGCCGGAGCGTGGTCCGATGGGTGGGCCGCCACCGGAGGCGAAGTCGGCGTGTCAGAGCAGTAGTGAAGGTTCGCAATGTAGCTTCACGGCACCGCACGGTAGGGTGAGCGGAAGCTGCCGAAGCATGGGGCAGGATGGCAGGGTCTGTGTGCCGGAGCGTGGTCGAGGTGGTCCCGGTGGTCCCGGTGGTACAGGAGATCAGGGCAGACCCGCTGGACCGGGAGGATCGGGCGAGATGCAGCCACGTGGTGCTCGACCCTCTGCGCTGAATATCTCTGCGACAAACCCCACGGCACAGGCAAGTTCGAGCCGTATTGCCGATACGATGCAGGGAAGTTGTTTCGATGGGCGAGGCAAGATCGACTGTCCGGCTGAGGGGGAGCCTTTCTATGGACAGGATGCAAGCTTCGTCGGTGGACCTCAGGCATATACCGATCATGGCAACGGTACAGTGACGGATCACTCGACGGGCCTGCAGTGGCAGCAGGAGCATAACCGGGAGCGGCTCGGTTTTTATGCGGCGAAACGTGCCTGCGAACAGCTCGAGCTGGCTGGGCGTGACGACTGGCGGCTGCCTAATATCAAATCACTCTTCTCGATCAGTGACTGGCGTGGCGTGACCGGTAGCCGTTTCTTTATCAACAGTCGTTATTTTGAACTAGAGGAGCCGGATGAGTCGATTCTTACGGGTGACCGCTTCCGCTCCACCCACCGCACCAGCATGATGGGTCAGACCTGGTCGAGTACGATCTATGCGGGTGACCACTGGGGGCGCAATGTCGAGGCCGCCTTCTTTTTTAACTTTCTCGATGGTCGGATCAAACAGGCGCCGACCAATGGTCGTTACGGCCTCTTCTACCGCTGCGTGCGTGGCGAGCCTTATGGCGAAAATCTACTGGTCGACAATCGTAATGGCACCATCAGCGACCGGAAGAGTGGTCTGGTCTGGCAGCAGTCAGATGATGGTAAGGAGCGTGACTGGCCGCAGTTGCTCGCCTACTGCAACGACCTGCAGCTGGCTGGCAAAGATGATTGGCGACTGCCCAACGTGAAGGCGTTGCAGAGTATTGTTGATTACCGCAACGCCTACCCGGCAATCGATATGCGCTTTTTTGCCCAGCGCGATAGCCGTGGCTGGTTCTGGTCGAGTACCACCCACGGCGATAGTGCGGGTATGGCGAACTACGTCTGTTTCGGTGCCTGTACCTCGGTTGATGGGGTCGATACCCACGGTGCCGGTGCACAGCGCAGCGATCCAAAAACCGGTGAACCGAAATCATGGCCGGCGATGGGCGGGCAGCGTGATGAGGTGCGCATCTATAACTATGCGCGCTGTGTACGCGATGCAGTCTGA
- a CDS encoding GIY-YIG nuclease family protein: MTDSIDEWHTYIVRCSDDTLYTGIAKDLEQRIDQHNAGKLGARYTRARRPVTLIYSEPSASRSEAQKREYAIKQLTRAQKLTLIDD, translated from the coding sequence ATGACCGACTCCATCGACGAGTGGCACACCTACATCGTGCGCTGCAGCGACGATACGCTCTACACCGGCATCGCCAAGGATCTTGAGCAGCGTATCGATCAACACAACGCGGGCAAGCTGGGGGCTCGTTATACCCGCGCCCGTCGTCCGGTGACCTTGATCTATTCCGAACCCTCCGCCTCGCGCTCCGAGGCGCAGAAACGCGAGTATGCGATCAAGCAGCTCACTCGTGCGCAGAAACTTACTCTCATCGATGACTAA
- a CDS encoding VWA domain-containing protein — MPKTCFRKNSDSPIRSGAAPAYPVDAVRVPGQTAAQVSQRSGGVWDVNIASVASATASSATTGDDDQQGATAIPFNPQGGAVAYTLDKDLVVYWRQQEGLPGSVDLITHKTDANGRGTFMLVVTPGEDLQPITEGRDYIFVLDISGSMRGKFATLADGVSRALQKMSGNDRFRIVLFNSGARELTPGYVAATAESVQRYSDKVAAVQPTSGTNLFGGIELGLKSIDPDRSSAVVLVTDGVANVGETVQRKFIELIEKKDIRLFTFIMGNSANRPLLEAVSKASNGFAMSISNSDDIVGQLLAATSKMTHQALHGVELKIDGIKTADLTPKQIGSLYRGQQLVAFGHYWGDGEAEITLNAKISGDKKQYRSRFNFPATATTNPEIERLWAYATIEQMVGEMEDFGEKADLKQAVTDLGKGFSLVTDYTSMVVVRDEVFAQRGIQRINQARRQQEVAAQQQRKAQAPVQRRVDNSQPMFSGSRADRQG; from the coding sequence ATGCCCAAAACATGCTTCCGCAAAAATAGCGACTCCCCGATTCGATCTGGAGCTGCGCCCGCCTATCCAGTTGATGCGGTGCGCGTACCGGGGCAAACCGCCGCGCAGGTGTCGCAGCGGAGCGGGGGTGTATGGGATGTGAACATCGCCTCGGTCGCGTCTGCGACGGCATCGAGTGCGACCACTGGTGATGACGATCAGCAGGGTGCAACGGCAATTCCCTTCAATCCGCAGGGTGGTGCAGTCGCCTACACACTCGACAAGGATCTGGTGGTCTACTGGCGTCAGCAGGAGGGGCTGCCGGGTAGTGTCGATCTGATCACCCACAAAACCGATGCAAACGGTCGCGGTACCTTCATGCTGGTGGTGACCCCCGGTGAGGATCTGCAACCGATCACCGAGGGTCGTGATTACATCTTTGTACTCGATATCTCAGGTTCTATGCGAGGCAAGTTCGCCACGCTGGCCGATGGCGTGAGCCGCGCGCTGCAGAAGATGAGCGGTAACGACCGCTTCCGCATCGTGCTCTTTAACAGTGGTGCACGTGAGCTGACCCCAGGGTATGTCGCCGCGACGGCTGAGAGTGTTCAGCGTTATAGCGACAAGGTGGCAGCGGTACAGCCGACCAGTGGTACCAACCTCTTCGGTGGCATTGAGCTGGGGCTGAAATCGATCGATCCCGATCGCAGTAGTGCGGTGGTGCTGGTCACCGATGGTGTGGCCAACGTCGGTGAGACGGTGCAGCGCAAGTTCATCGAGTTGATCGAGAAGAAGGACATCCGTCTCTTTACCTTCATTATGGGCAACAGCGCCAATCGTCCACTACTGGAGGCGGTAAGCAAGGCCTCCAACGGCTTTGCGATGAGTATCTCTAACAGCGATGACATCGTCGGTCAGCTGCTGGCTGCAACCAGCAAGATGACCCATCAGGCGCTGCACGGTGTGGAGCTGAAAATCGACGGCATTAAAACAGCCGATCTCACACCGAAGCAGATCGGTAGCCTCTACCGTGGTCAGCAGCTAGTCGCCTTTGGTCACTACTGGGGCGATGGCGAAGCGGAGATTACCCTGAATGCGAAGATCTCCGGTGATAAAAAACAGTACCGGAGTCGATTCAACTTCCCGGCAACGGCAACCACTAACCCCGAGATCGAGCGACTCTGGGCCTACGCCACCATCGAGCAGATGGTGGGTGAGATGGAGGACTTTGGCGAGAAGGCCGATCTGAAACAGGCAGTGACCGATCTCGGCAAGGGGTTTTCACTGGTAACCGACTACACCTCGATGGTGGTGGTGCGTGATGAGGTCTTTGCGCAGCGCGGAATTCAGCGCATCAACCAGGCGAGACGTCAGCAGGAAGTTGCAGCGCAGCAGCAACGCAAGGCACAGGCGCCGGTGCAACGCCGGGTTGATAACAGCCAGCCGATGTTCAGTGGTTCACGCGCTGACCGCCAAGGATAG
- a CDS encoding VIT domain-containing protein, with the protein MNRKETTERSGSCCCHRGTDRGRCDPGSRAADPKDGTLPALEIRDHNVSVVIEDGYAITTVEQQFHNPHAQDLETVYSFPVPAHGAVAEFTMWIDGKPVSGEVLEKGEARRVYEEEKAAGREAGITEKDSHKSFDISVSPVRAGDDTRIRLVYLQPAHIDSGIGRYVYPLEEGGVDEQKLAFWTANEKVTGSFSR; encoded by the coding sequence ATGAACAGAAAAGAGACAACGGAACGATCTGGCAGCTGTTGCTGCCACCGTGGCACTGATCGTGGGCGGTGCGACCCAGGCAGCCGGGCTGCTGACCCCAAAGATGGCACTCTGCCGGCGCTGGAGATCAGAGATCATAACGTCAGCGTGGTGATCGAAGATGGTTACGCCATCACCACCGTGGAGCAGCAGTTCCACAACCCGCACGCTCAGGATCTGGAGACGGTCTACTCCTTCCCGGTACCGGCTCACGGTGCGGTGGCGGAGTTCACGATGTGGATCGATGGCAAGCCGGTGAGCGGTGAGGTGCTGGAGAAGGGGGAGGCGCGCCGCGTCTATGAGGAGGAGAAGGCGGCGGGGCGAGAGGCGGGCATTACCGAGAAGGATAGCCATAAATCCTTCGATATCTCGGTCAGTCCGGTGCGCGCTGGGGACGATACCCGTATCCGCCTGGTCTACCTGCAACCGGCCCATATCGACAGCGGCATCGGCCGTTACGTCTATCCACTGGAGGAGGGGGGTGTCGATGAGCAGAAGCTCGCCTTCTGGACTGCCAACGAGAAGGTGACCGGCAGTTTCAGTCGCTGA
- a CDS encoding TetR/AcrR family transcriptional regulator, giving the protein MARRSDHSREEIKEMALAAAEHIVAMEGCQGLSARKIAKAIGYTVGTLYLVFKNLEELILHVNARTLDTLYAEMVDAANDCETPEQCVMALGNCYIHHANSYSRRWGMIYEHITPEGEEVPDWYQAKVSRMFALVERALEPMTTLSDEERKRAARVLWSGVHGICNLQHANKLDVVGESSGQELAEALISNYLKGISA; this is encoded by the coding sequence ATGGCCAGACGCAGTGACCACAGCCGCGAGGAGATCAAGGAGATGGCGCTCGCCGCCGCCGAGCATATCGTGGCGATGGAGGGGTGCCAGGGGCTGAGCGCACGCAAGATCGCCAAGGCGATCGGCTACACCGTCGGCACCCTCTATCTGGTGTTCAAGAACCTCGAGGAGCTGATCCTCCACGTCAACGCCCGCACCCTCGACACCCTCTACGCTGAGATGGTCGACGCCGCCAACGACTGCGAGACACCCGAGCAGTGCGTGATGGCGCTCGGAAACTGCTATATCCACCACGCCAACAGCTACAGCCGCCGCTGGGGGATGATCTACGAGCACATCACTCCCGAGGGTGAGGAGGTGCCGGATTGGTACCAGGCGAAGGTTTCACGCATGTTCGCACTGGTGGAGAGGGCGCTGGAGCCGATGACCACCCTCTCCGACGAGGAGCGCAAACGCGCTGCGCGGGTTCTCTGGAGCGGGGTGCACGGCATCTGCAATCTGCAGCACGCCAATAAGCTCGACGTGGTCGGCGAATCCTCGGGCCAGGAGCTGGCCGAGGCGTTGATCAGCAACTATCTGAAGGGGATCTCGGCATGA
- a CDS encoding 1-acyl-sn-glycerol-3-phosphate acyltransferase, giving the protein MKQLILKALKLTFRTLLKLLFRVELVGEEHYHAAGERVLIVANHTSFLDAALLTLFLPGKPTFAINTEMAQRKIFRPFYAFATLFPMDPTNPLSTKALIKYLKGDRKAVIFPEGRITTTGSLMKIYDGPGMVAEHAESTILPVRIDGAERSPLSRLQGIVPLRWLPKIKITILPRRASSRRRGSAATNSANTRASGSTASWSI; this is encoded by the coding sequence ATGAAACAACTGATCCTCAAGGCGCTGAAACTCACCTTCCGCACCCTGCTGAAGCTACTCTTCCGTGTTGAGCTGGTCGGCGAGGAGCACTACCACGCCGCCGGCGAGCGGGTCCTGATTGTCGCCAACCACACCTCCTTTCTCGACGCCGCACTGCTCACCCTCTTCCTGCCCGGCAAGCCGACCTTTGCCATCAACACCGAGATGGCACAGCGCAAGATATTCCGCCCCTTCTACGCCTTCGCCACCCTCTTCCCGATGGACCCGACCAATCCGCTCTCGACCAAGGCGCTGATCAAGTACCTGAAGGGTGACCGCAAGGCGGTGATCTTCCCCGAGGGGCGCATCACCACCACCGGCTCGCTGATGAAGATCTACGATGGCCCCGGCATGGTCGCCGAGCACGCCGAGTCGACCATCCTGCCGGTCCGCATCGACGGCGCCGAGCGCTCCCCCCTCTCGCGGCTGCAGGGGATTGTGCCGCTGCGCTGGTTGCCGAAGATCAAAATCACCATTCTCCCTCGACGCGCATCGTCCCGCCGGAGGGGATCAGCCGCCACGAACAGCGCAAATACTCGGGCGAGCGGCTCCACCGCATCATGGTCGATATGA
- a CDS encoding AMP-binding protein, with amino-acid sequence MIFTSGSEGVPKGVVLSHLNLLANYQQMRASVPFNPTDSIINVLPIFHSFGLTAATILPLLSGIKCFLYPSPLHYRIIPEIAYEIGATVIFGTNTFLAGYAKHAHPYDFHKLRYVFAGAEKVHEQTRKVWMDEFGHRILDGYGASETSPVLSFNTPMACKLGSVGQLMPAIDYRLEPVEGVAEGGRLHVRGPNVMSGYLLHDNPGVLVPPQSSMGAGWYDTGDIVTVDDEGFVTIQGRAKRFAKIGGEMVSLAAVEELVNRVWPDALHAVVSVADAQKGEQLVLITEQKQAPRAELLAFARSTGVSELTVPRKIITGSSVPLLGTGKIDYPAAQRIADAAQ; translated from the coding sequence GTGATCTTCACCTCCGGCTCCGAGGGGGTACCGAAGGGGGTGGTACTGAGCCACCTCAATCTGCTCGCCAACTACCAGCAGATGCGCGCCAGCGTGCCATTCAACCCGACCGACTCGATCATCAACGTGCTGCCGATCTTCCACTCCTTCGGCCTCACCGCAGCGACCATCCTGCCGCTACTCTCCGGCATCAAGTGCTTCCTCTACCCCTCGCCGCTCCACTACCGCATCATTCCGGAGATCGCCTACGAGATCGGTGCCACGGTGATCTTCGGCACCAACACCTTCCTCGCCGGCTACGCCAAGCACGCCCACCCCTACGACTTCCACAAACTGCGCTACGTCTTCGCCGGGGCGGAGAAGGTGCACGAGCAGACCCGCAAGGTCTGGATGGATGAGTTCGGCCACCGCATCCTCGATGGTTACGGCGCCTCCGAAACCAGCCCTGTGCTCTCCTTCAACACCCCGATGGCGTGCAAGCTCGGCAGTGTTGGTCAGCTGATGCCCGCCATCGACTACCGCCTCGAGCCGGTCGAGGGTGTCGCCGAGGGTGGCCGACTCCACGTGCGCGGCCCCAACGTGATGAGCGGCTACCTGCTGCACGACAATCCCGGTGTACTGGTGCCGCCGCAGAGCAGCATGGGTGCTGGTTGGTACGACACCGGCGATATCGTCACCGTCGATGACGAGGGTTTCGTCACCATCCAGGGGCGTGCCAAGCGCTTTGCCAAGATCGGCGGTGAAATGGTTTCGCTGGCGGCGGTCGAGGAGCTGGTCAACAGGGTCTGGCCCGATGCATTGCATGCGGTGGTCTCGGTGGCCGATGCGCAGAAGGGCGAACAGCTGGTATTGATCACCGAACAGAAGCAGGCACCTCGTGCCGAGCTGCTCGCCTTTGCCAGATCCACGGGTGTGAGCGAACTCACGGTACCGCGCAAGATCATCACCGGTAGCAGCGTACCGCTGCTCGGCACCGGCAAGATCGACTACCCCGCCGCGCAGCGCATCGCCGACGCAGCACAGTAG
- a CDS encoding MFS transporter — protein sequence MNRGIYTLMVAQFLTAFADNAILFAAFAMLSEMASVGEWYKPALQGAFLLAFVVLAPWVGRFADRHAKRSVLTIGNAIKALGALLLMLNLEPLLAYAVVGIGAAVYGPAKYGILPELTGHKKLVKANALIEGSTIIAIVLGAVIGANIADQSISYALLLIVTAYLLSLVGSLLVPKTTSKTQPPTGSAIRHFGTMPGSRYFCESLFWASKPKQTAKLHATVYAFGAPTVLRTLRNHLFAALHNSLSDSTPT from the coding sequence ATGAATCGCGGCATCTACACCTTGATGGTGGCGCAGTTTCTTACCGCCTTCGCCGACAACGCAATCCTCTTCGCCGCCTTCGCCATGCTCAGCGAGATGGCGAGCGTCGGCGAGTGGTACAAACCGGCACTGCAGGGCGCCTTTCTGCTCGCCTTCGTGGTGCTGGCCCCCTGGGTCGGGCGCTTTGCCGACCGACACGCCAAGCGTTCGGTACTGACCATCGGCAATGCGATCAAAGCACTCGGCGCACTGCTGCTGATGCTCAACCTCGAACCGCTGCTCGCCTACGCAGTGGTCGGTATCGGAGCCGCCGTCTACGGCCCGGCCAAGTACGGCATCCTTCCCGAGCTGACCGGCCACAAGAAACTGGTGAAGGCGAACGCCCTGATCGAGGGATCGACCATCATCGCCATCGTGCTTGGTGCAGTGATTGGTGCCAATATCGCCGACCAGAGCATAAGCTATGCCTTACTGCTGATCGTCACCGCCTATCTGCTCTCACTTGTCGGTAGCCTGCTGGTACCGAAGACAACGAGCAAGACACAGCCACCTACGGGTTCGGCCATCCGTCACTTCGGCACCATGCCGGGGAGTCGCTATTTTTGCGAAAGTTTGTTTTGGGCATCCAAGCCCAAGCAAACAGCAAAACTTCACGCGACCGTTTATGCCTTCGGCGCCCCGACCGTCCTGCGTACGTTGCGTAATCACCTCTTCGCGGCTCTACACAACTCCCTCAGTGACTCTACGCCGACATAA